A single genomic interval of Scylla paramamosain isolate STU-SP2022 chromosome 4, ASM3559412v1, whole genome shotgun sequence harbors:
- the LOC135097679 gene encoding uncharacterized protein LOC135097679 translates to MRTFILLAMLGLTTPMPQYFYPAPALPQPAHNHAAPSLLRIRHTLPQSSTSPAHAKASAAMPRTASSPSFIALPHVKTIVTRAARDHSFLSSPHTEQTILTSDSAHSTPSSAKHSAPNPDNQSTPITEAHSATATIPVSVIHSDPTLATKSFDGKQSTEAAIHSAEPVLARHSPDAEVAKSSADPSPAKHSVNPVPAKHSADPVPVTNSADPALAKHSDPIPAKNSVDPALAIDSVRPDPTTDSKQPAPSEHSDPPTTKHSADPVKHSADPAPAKHSADPAPTKHSADPAPANHSADPAPAKHSVDPAPANHSADPAPAKHSADPAPANHSADPAPAKHSADPAPANHSADPTPAKHSADLAPAKHSADPAPAKHSDPTPAKHSADPAPANHSADLAPAKHSADPAPAKHSDPTPAKHSADPAPANHSADLAPAKHSDPVPAKHSADLAPAKHSDPVPAKHSADPAPAKHSDPAPAKHSDPAPAPAKHSADPAPAKHSADPAPAKHSDPAPAKHSDPAPAPAKHSADPAPAKHSADTAPAKHSNPAPAKHSADTAPAKHSDPTPVKHSADPTPAKHSNPAPAKHFADPAPAKHSADSTPAKHSDHIPAKHSADSAPAKLSVEPAPAEHTTDPTLPKQPVDPVPAKNADVVVVSAKHSSPAPTKKSDPNPTKHSADPGPFKDSAPALAKNLGPALPKHSNPVPVPANHSDPASAKHSDPAPVKHSAEPAPARQPANPSPAKHSDTVPATVTHSKHDPASHSRTPFTRHSAPARARAASRGKFRVPHPVIHKAFSATKHSAFNPASHPTSSSALSRTPATHSAPTHVPILLEERTHKVAGNLTTFSYHVVGGDGTRISAAGSGGLFTPLEIVGNYS, encoded by the exons ATGCGGACG TTCATTCTCCTTGCGATGCTGGGGCTGACGACACCCATGCCCCAGTACTTTTACCCCGCCCCAGCCTTGCCCCAGCCTGCCCACAACCATGCTGCTCCTTCCCTGCTCCGTATTCGCCATACCCTACCACAGTCCAGCACCTCGCCAGCCCACGCCAAGGCATCAGCCGCAATGCCACgcaccgcctcctctccctccttcattgcGCTGCCTCACGTGAAAACCATCGTGACTCGCGCCGCACGAGATcattctttcctgtcttctccccATACAGAGCAAACAATCCTAACTTCTGATTCAGCACACTCAACCCCTAGCTCTGCCAAACACTCAGCCCCTAACCCCGACAATCAATCGACTCCCATCACTGAAGCACACTCAGCCACAGCCACAATTCCTGTCTCCGTCATACACTCAGACCCTACCCTTGCTACAAAATCATTTGATGGAAAACAATCGACAGAAGCTGCCATACACTCAGCAGAGCCTGTCCTCGCCAGACACTCACCAGACGCTGAAGTTGCCAAATCCTCAGCAGATCCTTCCCCAGCCAAACATTCGGTAAACCCTGTTCCTGCCAAACATTCAGCAGACCCTGTCCCTGTCACAAATTCAGCAGATCCTGCCCTTGCCAAGCACTCAGATCCTATCCCTGCCAAAAACTCAGTAGATCCTGCCCTTGCCATAGACTCTGTAAGACCGGATCCTACCACAGATTCAAAACAACCTGCACCTTCCGAGCACTCCGACCCTCCCACTACTAAACACTCAGCAGACCCTGTCAAACACTCAGCAGACCCTGCCCCTGCCAAACACTCAGCAGACCCTGCCCCTACCAAACACTCAGCAGACCCTGCCCCTGCCAATCACTCAGCAGACCCTGCCCCTGCCAAACACTCAGTAGACCCTGCCCCTGCCAATCACTCAGCAGACCCTGCCCCTGCCAAACACTCAGCAGACCCTGCCCCTGCCAATCACTCAGCAGACCCTGCCCCTGCCAAACACTCAGCAGACCCTGCCCCTGCCAATCACTCAGCAGACCCTACCCCTGCCAAACACTCAGCAGACCTTGCCCCTGCCAAACACTCAGCAGACCCTGCCCCTGCCAAACACTCAGACCCTACCCCTGCCAAACACTCAGCAGACCCTGCCCCTGCCAATCACTCAGCAGACCTTGCCCCTGCCAAACACTCAGCAGACCCTGCCCCTGCCAAACACTCAGACCCTACCCCTGCCAAACACTCAGCAGACCCTGCCCCTGCCAATCACTCAGCAGACCTTGCCCCTGCCAAACACTCAGATCCTGTCCCTGCCAAACACTCAGCAGACCTTGCCCCTGCCAAACACTCAGATCCTGTCCCTGCCAAACACTCAGCAGACCCTGCCCCTGCCAAACACTCAGACCCTGCCCCTGCCAAACACTCAGAccctgcccctgcccctgcCAAACACTCAGCAGACCCTGCCCCTGCTAAACACTCAGCAGATCCTGCCCCTGCCAAACACTCAGACCCTGCCCCTGCCAAACACTCAGAccctgcccctgcccctgcCAAACACTCAGCAGACCCTGCCCCTGCTAAACACTCTGCAGACACTGCCCCAGCCAAACACTCAAATCCTGCCCCTGCTAAACACTCTGCAGACACTGCCCCTGCCAAACACTCAGATCCTACCCCTGTCAAACACTCTGCAGACCCTACCCCTGCCAAGCACTCAAATCCCGCCCCTGCCAAACACTTTGCAGATCCTGCCCCTGCTAAACACTCTGCAGACTCTACCCCTGCCAAACACTCAGATCATATCCCTGCCAAACACTCAGCAGACTCTGCCCCAGCTAAACTGTCAGTAGAACCTGCCCCTGCTGAACACACAACAGACCCTACCCTTCCCAAACAGCCAGTAGACCCTGTCCCTGCCAAAAATGCAGATGTTGTCGTTGTCTCTGCAAAACACTCGAGTCCTGCTCCTACCAAAAAATCCGACCCTAATCCTACCAAACACTCAGCAGATCCGGGCCCTTTCAAAGACTCAGCCCCTGCCCTTGCCAAAAACTTAGGTCCTGCCCTTCCCAAACACTCAAATCCTGTCCCTGTTCCTGCCAATCACTCAGATCCTGCCTCTGCCAAACACTCGGACCCTGCGCCTGTCAAACATTCAGCAGAACCTGCCCCTGCCAGACAACCAGCTAACCCTTCCCCTGCCAAACACTCAGATACAGTCCCTGCCACTGTTACACACTCAAAGCATGATCCTGCTTCACACTCAAGAACACCCTTTACCAGACACTCAGCCCCTGCCCGTGCCCGTGCCGCTAGCAGAGGCAAATTCAGAGTTCCACATCCTGTCATACACAAAGCATTCTCAGCCACTAAACATTCAGCTTTTAACCCTGCCTCACATCCAACCTCATCATCTGCTCTATCTCGTACCCCTGCCACACACTCAGCCCCTACACACGTCCCTATCCTCCTCGAGGAACGGACTCACAAAGTAGCGGGCAACCTCACAACATTCTCATACCACGTGGTCGGCGGGGACGGCACGAGGATCAGCGCGGCGGGGAGCGGCGGCCTCTTCACCCCCCTGGAGATTGTCGGCAATTACTCGTGA
- the LOC135099708 gene encoding uncharacterized protein LOC135099708 isoform X1: MSQDGCSYWPPEAVYTLLELVKHRDVLWQITHPDYYKKNIKRGLFNKICENLKVAYPEMDFLDTTQVLNKFQYLRGHFQKQLRRVEKHMNSTGRKPRIRWEFFDACSFLTPIYTSKAVKYEPPPSPSSFYSSTSSETMPSSDTHNNPLETPRKRKKEDSNEVMRMKCMDSMDIVESWQQEPKLPNRYDLVVESVKGCLSYIPDSKEHVKEWFAIKVQELVLEAMKKCSSK; this comes from the exons ATGAGCCAGGATGGGTGCTCCTACTGGCCCCCAGAGGCAGTATACACCTTGCTGGAGCTGGTCAAGCATCGTGATGTGCTGTGGCAAATCACCCATCCAGACTACTACAAGAAAAACATCAAAAGAGGTCTCTTCAATAAAATCTGTGAGAACCTGAAGGTCGCCTATCCGGAAATGGACTTTTTGGACACAA CTCAAGTGTTGAACAAGTTCCAGTACTTGCGTGGCCACTTCCAAAAACAGCTGAGAAGAGTTGAGAAACATATGAATAGTACAGGAAGAAAACCTCGCATCAGATGGGAGTTCTTCGATGCTTGCTCATTTCTGACACCAATATATACAAGCAAAGCAGTGAAATATGAaccacctccttccccttcctccttttattcctctacATCATCAGAAACAATGCCATCTAGTGACACACACAATAACCCTCTAGAGACACCAAGGAAAcggaaaaaggaagattctaATGAGGTGATGCGTATGAAGTGTATGGACTCCATGGATATAGTAGAATCATGGCAACAGGAGCCAAAACTACCAAATCGTTATGACTTAGTGGTGGAGAGTGTGAAGGGATGTTTGAGTTACATTCCTGACAGCAAGGAACATGTGAAGGAGTGGTTTGCTATCAAAGTGCAAGAACTAGTATTAGAAGCAATGAAAAAATGCAGTAGTAAATAA
- the LOC135099708 gene encoding uncharacterized protein LOC135099708 isoform X2, with amino-acid sequence MSQDGCSYWPPEAVYTLLELVKHRDVLWQITHPDYYKKNIKRGLFNKISQVLNKFQYLRGHFQKQLRRVEKHMNSTGRKPRIRWEFFDACSFLTPIYTSKAVKYEPPPSPSSFYSSTSSETMPSSDTHNNPLETPRKRKKEDSNEVMRMKCMDSMDIVESWQQEPKLPNRYDLVVESVKGCLSYIPDSKEHVKEWFAIKVQELVLEAMKKCSSK; translated from the exons ATGAGCCAGGATGGGTGCTCCTACTGGCCCCCAGAGGCAGTATACACCTTGCTGGAGCTGGTCAAGCATCGTGATGTGCTGTGGCAAATCACCCATCCAGACTACTACAAGAAAAACATCAAAAGAGGTCTCTTCAATAAAATCT CTCAAGTGTTGAACAAGTTCCAGTACTTGCGTGGCCACTTCCAAAAACAGCTGAGAAGAGTTGAGAAACATATGAATAGTACAGGAAGAAAACCTCGCATCAGATGGGAGTTCTTCGATGCTTGCTCATTTCTGACACCAATATATACAAGCAAAGCAGTGAAATATGAaccacctccttccccttcctccttttattcctctacATCATCAGAAACAATGCCATCTAGTGACACACACAATAACCCTCTAGAGACACCAAGGAAAcggaaaaaggaagattctaATGAGGTGATGCGTATGAAGTGTATGGACTCCATGGATATAGTAGAATCATGGCAACAGGAGCCAAAACTACCAAATCGTTATGACTTAGTGGTGGAGAGTGTGAAGGGATGTTTGAGTTACATTCCTGACAGCAAGGAACATGTGAAGGAGTGGTTTGCTATCAAAGTGCAAGAACTAGTATTAGAAGCAATGAAAAAATGCAGTAGTAAATAA